ATAATTTCCCCTGAATTTAGAGATGTCATTATGATTAAGCAAAGAACCATTGCTAACCCGGTGAAAACCGTGGGTATTGGTTTGCACTCTGGTCGTAAGGTGACGATCTCAATTAAGCCTGCACCAGTAAATTCAGGGGTTCAGTTTGTGCGTGTTGATACTCCAGAGCAGTCAATAGTTCCCGCAACGGCTTTGGCTGTATGCGATACACGGCTTGCATCCGTCATTCAAAAAGATGGTGTGCGCGTTTCTACTGTGGAGCATTTGCTATCAGCCTGCGCTGGTTTAGGTTTAGATAATCTATTAATTGAGCTAGATGGTGAAGAAGTGCCCATCATGGATGGAAGCGCTGCTTCCTTCTTATTTTTGATCGAGTCTGCTGGGATTGTGGAGCAAGATGCGCCACGTCAATTTGTCGTCATTAAAAAACCAGTAGAAGTACGTGACGGTGACAAGCTTGCTCGCCTCGAACCGTTCTTTGGCTTCAAGTTAGACTTCACAATCGACTTTAAACATCCTGCCGTGGATAAAACGGGTCAGCGTTTTGTTGTCGATTTTGCAGAGCATGCTTACCGCAGTGAGATTGGGCGTGCTCGTACCTTTGGATTTGCGCATGAAGTAGAAGCCCTGAGAGAAATGGGTCTTGCTCGTGGCGGTAGCTTAGACAATGCAATTGTTCTTGATGAGCACCGTATTTTGAATAACGAAGAACTGCGTTATGAAGATGAGTTTGTAAGACACAAAATTTTGGACGCTATAGGTGACCTATATTTAGTTGGTCATCCCATTGTTGGGGCTTACGTGGCTGAAAAATCAGGCCATGCTCTCAATAACGCTTTATTACTAAAGCTCTTGGAAGATCCAAGTTCTTATGAAATTAGTAGCTTTCCAGAAAATAAGGCTCCTGAAGCCTACTCTCAAGAAAATCAACTCTAGTTCTTTTAGGGGTGAAGTTGTTTTCTTATTTAGTTTTGTGCCGAAGCAAGCGCTCTACTGTCTTTCGCAGTTCTGAGTCTGGGGCAAGCTTCCCCAGTAAATCTTCCCAAGACTTTTTAGCAACGGCATTAAAACCTCGAGGTTTTTCACGCAAAGTCTCGTTTGTGCGAGGCTTCACTTCCCATGTGGCAGGCGCTGGTTTAATTTTGACTTTAATAGCACTACATTTCAGCCCTAATTTGGCTAACTCATTGATTAAGCTAGGTAAAGTTTGCTGAAGGCGACTGGCAATACTAGCGCTACTGACGAGTAAAAAGAGTTCATCTTGGCCGCCAGAGCGCCAACCAGCTTCAATTTTGGGATTGAGATGCTCTAAACCAAGCTTTTCTAGCGCCAGTCCTAGGGTGGATTTGAGTCTGACAAGATCTTCAGTCTTGGCCAGAATCCCCCCAAGACCACTAGATTCACGCAGGTAATCCAGCCATTCATGGGCTGTGTGCTTGCGGGATGGTTTAGGGGCAAAGTTCATAAAAAATGGGGTTACGGGTGATAAACTCAAGGACTTAATTTTCTTCAATATCCCATGGTAATCGGTCTTCTTAAAACCCTGGTCGGCAGTCGTAACGACCGCCTCTTAAAACAGTATCGCAAAGTCGTTGCCAAGGTTGGTGCTTTCGAGCCAATTCTGCAATCTTTGGATGATGCTGCGCTTGCCGCCAAAACGGCTGAATTTAAATCCCGTCTTGCAGCTGGTGAGTCTTTGGATGACATTACACCTGAAGCATTTGCGGTTGTGCGCGAAGCTAGCGTACGCGTCATGAAAATGCGTCACTTCGATGCACAGCTCATGGGT
Above is a genomic segment from Polynucleobacter wuianus containing:
- the lpxC gene encoding UDP-3-O-acyl-N-acetylglucosamine deacetylase; the encoded protein is MIKQRTIANPVKTVGIGLHSGRKVTISIKPAPVNSGVQFVRVDTPEQSIVPATALAVCDTRLASVIQKDGVRVSTVEHLLSACAGLGLDNLLIELDGEEVPIMDGSAASFLFLIESAGIVEQDAPRQFVVIKKPVEVRDGDKLARLEPFFGFKLDFTIDFKHPAVDKTGQRFVVDFAEHAYRSEIGRARTFGFAHEVEALREMGLARGGSLDNAIVLDEHRILNNEELRYEDEFVRHKILDAIGDLYLVGHPIVGAYVAEKSGHALNNALLLKLLEDPSSYEISSFPENKAPEAYSQENQL